The genomic interval TCTCGTAGGGACCGAGCCTCGTTCCCGGTGAGAGTTTCATGGAGCCCGGAGGAGGATTCTAGCGCTCCGGAGCGAGCCCTCGCGGAGGGTCGGTTCGCGTCAGCTCTCCCTCACCAGCTTGAAGATCGCATACAGGTGATGCGCTTCGTGCACGAGGAAGAACTCGATCCATTCGGAGAGAAGGAGCGGCCCGAGGACGGCGTGGATGCCGATGCGGGCGAGGTCGCCGTCGGAGAGCGCCCGGACCGCCTCGATCAGCCCCGCGCGACGTCCCGCCGCCGTTCCGAGGAGATCGCCCGCCGGAAGGCTGCGCCACTGCCGCCACGTCGGGTCTTTCTCCGCCCGATACGGAGGAAGGAGGGGCGATTCGCGCGCGAGGATCACGCGCACCCGCGCCGCGCACACGCCGTGCATCCGCACGAGATGCGCGAGGTGCTCCCGCGCGCACCACTTGTCCGGGGCGGGAGCGCGTTCGAGGCGCGGCGACCCGGGATCGCCGAGAAGTGCGGGCCACGAGGAGAACTGCGCATCGAGGCGCGCGGCGAGCTCCGAGGAAGCGCTCACGGGGCGGCGAACCGGCGGAAGAAGCTCGTCGGCTTCCACCGGGGCCGCTCGTCGCGGTTGGCCGTGGCGACCACCGCGTCGAACATCAGCCGCTCGTAGGAGGCCGCCGCGCCGAGATCGACCGGCTGCCCGGGGTCGTCCGCCGGAGAGTGGTACCGCTCCGCCAGCCATCGCGTCAGCACGGCGGCCTCCGGCGACCCCGCCGGCGCCGCGACGTCGACCATCACCGAAGGGACGCCTTCCCGGACGAAGTTGTACTGGTCGCTCCGGATGAAGACGTGCCGCTCCGGCTCCGGATCGCGCTGGACGTCGATCCCGAGCCCGCGCGCGGAGTCTCGAACCGCGTCGCCGGCGTCCGATTCGTCCAGCCCGAGGACCGTGACGAGCCGCAGGGGGAACAGCGGCAGGAACATGTCGATGTTGAAATCGGCGACGATCCCGCGGCTCGGGACGGTCGGGTGGAGCGCGTACCACCGCGATCCCAGGAGTCCCTTTTCCTCCGCCGTCACGAAGAGCAGCAGCACGCTGCGCCGAAGGCGGATTCTCCCTTCGTGCGCGAATTCCGCGAAGTCGAGGAGGGCGGCGCATCCCGACGCGTTGTCCATCGCGCCGTTGTAGACGGCGTCTCCTCCGACGGGAGGCCCGATCCCGAGATGGTCGAGATGGGCGGAGAGCACGACGACCTCTCCGGCGAGCTTCGGATCGGATCCCCGGATCAGGCCGGCGACATTGAAGGAATCGACCCGTGCCGTCTCCTCCGCGAGCTCCGCGCGGATCTCCGCCGCCAGGGGGAATCGCGGGAGCGGCATTTTGCGCTCGGCGAGATCCACGATCTCCGCGAAGGCGTGCTCCGATCCGGCGAAGAATTTCTCCGCGCGCGCCGGATTGACGACGAGCGAAACGCGTTCCCCGGCGAGTTCGTCGAGCGCCGGGTCGGCGAGGCTCATGGACGGGATCGATCGCGCCCGCGCATGGCGCTCCCACGGGCTCTCCATGTGCCGCGGATTCGGAATCGCGATCTCGCCCACGGCACCGGCCGCGCGGAGGGCCTTCCACCGGACGCCGGATGACTGGGCGTGCGCCGAGAGCTCCGAAGGAATGCCGGGAGGACTGCCCGACAGGAACATCGCGATCTTTCCGCGGAGATCGATTCCCTTCAGGTCGTCGTACCCCTGCTCCGGCGCCGAAACGCCCCATCCGACGAACACGACGGGCGCTTCGATCTTCGCCGCCGGGTCCGTCCGGAGGCCGACGACGATGTCGTCGCCGAACGCCAGCGGCTCCTCGCGGCCGCCTCGGACGAGCGCGACGCGGGACCGATCCTCGAGGAGCCGCCGGGATTCGAGCCGGACCGGTTGCTCGTATCCCGAAATCCCCGCGGGGACCACTCCGGACCGGCGGAGCGTCTCCTCGACGTCGTCGGCGGCGCGCCGGTAGCCCGGCGTGCCCGTCCCGCGCCCTTCCATCGCGTCCGACGCGAGGTCCCGCACGTGCGACCACCAGCGGGATCCGTCGGGGGGCGCGGCCGCGACGGAGGCGGCGGCCAGGAGGGCGATCGCCGCGATCCGCCGGCGCATTCAGCGTGCCCCTTCGACGAGCGTTTCCTGGGCGGAGACCGCCTGCCAGCGGCCGCCGTGGAGAACGAAGACGTCGGTGAACCGGACCCGAACGGAGAACGACCCGTCCCGCGCGGTCACCGTGTTGATCCCGGTCACGACGCCCGCATCCCCGTAGATCCGCGCGCGGAGGTCGGAGAGCCGCTGCGACGCATCGGCGCGGGCCGCCGACCGCAGCGCCGCGAGCGCCTCGTCCTTCGTCCGGAGCTCTCCCTTGTACGTCGCATCGAGGAAGTCGTCGGCGAGGATCACCGCGACCGCCGAGGCGTCCCGCCTCTCGAGGGCGTCGACCCAGCGCGATTCCACGCGGAGAAGCGCCTCGGGATCTCGAACGGGGGTGCGCGGCCGCGCCGGGGACGACGCGGCCAGGAGAATCGCCGCCGCCGCGAATCCGGGCTTCATCGTCCGATGATATGCCGCGAATCGTCATTTCGGCGCCGGGACACTAAGATGCTCGCGTGAAGATCGCGACCTGGAACGTCAACGGGATCCGCGCCCGCGAACGGCAGCTCGCCGAGTGGATCGAGCGCGACCGTCCCGACGTCGTCTGCCTGCAGGAGATCAAGGCCCCTCCCGACAAGATCCCGCTGCTCCTCTGCGAAATCGAGGGCTACTGGTGCTACTGGCACGGCCAGACGGCGTATTCCGGCGTCGGACTCCACCTCCGGAAGGAGGCCTTCGGCGCGAAGCCGGACTTCTCCCACCCGGCGTTCGATCACGAGACCCGGATCGTGACGGCGCGCGCGGGAGACCTCCTCGTCGCGTCGATCTACGTCCCGAACGGCGGCAAGGATTTCCCCGCGAAGCTCCGCTTCCTCGAGGCGCTCGATTCCTTCGCGGCGGAGCGACAGCGCGCCGGCGACACGATCGTCCTCTGCGGGGACCTGAACGTCGCCCGGACCGACCGCGACGTCCATCCGAAGGAGCGGCGGCCCGTCATCGGCCAGCTGCCGGAAGAGCGGGCGCTGCTGGAACGACTCCTCGGCCGCGGCCTCGTCGACGTCGGACGGGCGCTCGACCCCGACAACGAGAACCTGTTCACGTGGTGGGCGCCGTGGCGCAACATGCGGCAGCGGAACATCGGATGGCGGCTCGACTACGTGCTCGCGAGCGCGTCCCTCGCGCAGCGAGCGAAGAGCTCCGCCGTGCTCGCCGGCGTCGGGACGAGCGATCACGCCCCGGTCGTCGCCGTTTTCGAGTGAAGAGCCGGGAAAACGCGGGCTCGCCCGAAGGGAGGCGGGTCCTCTATCTGCACGGTTTCGCTTCCTCGCCGCGGGGCCGCAAGGTCGACGCGCTGCGGCGGGTCTTCGCTCCGGAGGGGATCGAGATCGACGCCCCCGATCTGAACGTCCCCGATTTCGCGCGCCTCGATTTCGACGCGATGGTCGCCCGGGCCCGCGGCGAGGGTCCGCCCCGGCCGCCCGCCGCGATCGCGGGAAGCTCTCTCGGCGCGCTCGTGGCGCTCGCGGTCGCGCGATCGTTCCCCGCGATCCCCCTCGTCCTGATCGCGCCGGCTCTCGGGTTCGGCCGGCGGTGGATCGAGAAGCTTCCGCCGGGAGATCCCCTCTCCTTCTTCCACCACGGCGAGAACCGGGAGATGCCGATTCACCGCCGGTTCTTCGAAAAGATGGCGGCGGTCGACGTCGACCGCGAGCCGCCGACGGCACCCGCCACGATCGTCATGGGAACGGAAGACGAGAGCGTCCCGTTCGCGGGCGTGGAGGAAGTCTGGCGGCGCTGGGGCGAATCGGGCGGGCTCGCGCCGGGCTCCCGCTTCATCGCGATCGACCGCGGAGACCACGGGCTGACGGCATACGTTCCCGAGATCGCGGACGCGATCCGCTCGGCGCTCGGCCTCCGCTGATCGAATTCGCGTCGCCGCCGACCCCGGGAGTAGAATTTCCGGAAAACCGTGAAACCTTCCCGGAGGCCCGTTCTCCTGCTCGTCCTTTTCGCCGCGGCGTGCGGCCGCGCGCGGCCGCCGTTCGGGGACACGGTGCGGATCTCGGTTCCCCACGACGTCATCGACCTCGACCCCCACTCGCAGAACCAGCTCGCCGCATTCTCGGTCGTGTCGCAGATCTACGAGCCGCTCGTGACGACCGACGCCACCATGCAGATCCAGCCTTGCCTCGCGCAACGGTGGGAGAATCCCGACCCCTCCACGTGGGTCTTCCACCTGCGCGACAACGTCCGCTTCCACGACGGAAAGCCCTTCGACGCCGAGGACGTCGTCTACACGATCGACCGCCTCCTCGCGACGCCCGGCCTCGAGATGACGGGATACCTCCTCTACATCGACTCCGTCTCCGCGCTCGACCGCCGCACGGTGAGGATCCGGACGACGAGACCTCTCGCGGTGCTCCTGAACAAGCTCCGTTTCATCTCGATCGTCCCGAAAGGCGCGACGCGCGAGGGCTTGAACGCGCATCCCGACGGCACGGGCGCGTACCGCCTCGCCGAATGGGTTCCCGGCAAGCTGCTTCGCGTGGTCCGCAACGACGATTACTGGGGCCCGAAGCCGGCCTTCCGCGAGGCGACCTTCCGACTCGACCGCACTCCCGCCGAAGCGCTCTCCGATCTCCTCACCGGCCGCTCCGACATGGTGCAGTGCAACTCGAAGAAGCTGCGGGCGGCGCTCGCGGATTCCCCCCGGTACCGGACCTTCCGCCGGACGAGCATCTTCGTGAAGTACCTCGGCTACGATTTCGCCCACGACGCTCCGGACGGCGTGTCGCCGCGGCCGAACCCGTTCCGGAATCTCCTCGTCCGGGAGGCGATGAACGTGGCGATCGATCGCCGCCGCCTCGTCTCCGCGCTCCCCTACGACGCCGTCCCCGCGACCCAGCTCGTGCCCCCGTTCATCTTCGGCTTCGATCCCCGGATCGGCGAGGCCCGGTTCGATCCGGAGCGGGCGCGGGCGCTCCTCGCCCAGGCCGGAATGCGAGACGGAATCACGGCGCCGCTCCTCACGCGAAAGCTCTTCGCGGAGCCGGCGGCGGGCGTCGCCGCCCAGCTCCGCGACGTCGGCATCCGGCTCGATCTGCGCGTGGTCTCCGACCCCGAGTTCTTCGCGATCGCCAACGCCGGCCGGTCCGCCCTCAACCTTTCTCGATTCGGGTGTCTCACGGGAGACATCAGCGACATCCTGGACAACGTTCTCCATTCGCTCGATCCCCAGCGGCACTTCGGAATCCACAATTACGTCGGCTACAGCAACCCGGCGGTCGACCGGGCGATCGAGGCGAGCGCGGAGATGCAGGGAATCAACGCGCGGCGGGACGCGCTGCAGAAGGTCGTGAAGACGCTGATGGACGACCTCGTCTGGATCCCGCTCTACGTCGACGACGACGACTATGCCGTCGACCGGCGGCTTTCCTGGCAGCCGCGCAACGACGGCCTGATCCTCGCGTCGGAGGTCGGCGGCGCCGCCGACTAGGCTTCGGCGCGGCGGGAACGGAATCGGCCGGCGGCTTCGCCGAATGCGGCTCCGACCGACCGAACCGCTGGGCTGGGACGCGCTCCCACCGAATCGGGAACCGGCAACCTTCTATTTCACCGGTTGCGCGAGCTTGAAATCGAAGGCACGGATTCGCCGGTCGGGGCGCGGCGTCCACACGAGATCCCGGCGCACGGCGTACAGGTCGTCGCGGAGCACGAGCGGGACGAGCGGCAGATCCCGCCGCAGGATTTCCTGCGCTTTCGTCAGCGACTCGTGCCGGGCGGCCGGATCGAGCGTCCGGTCGGAGAGCTCGATCAGCCGGTCCATCTCGGGGTTCGAATACCCGAAGTAATTCGACCGGCCGTAGCCGTTGTCGGGCGTGTGGAGGAGAGCGTCGAAGAGATCGGACGCATCCCCCGTTCCCGCCCCCCACCCGACGAGCGTGACCGGCACGTCCCCGGCTCGCCATCTCTCGTTGAATTCGGCGAACGGCAGGACGACCGGATGGAGCCGGACGCCCAGGGGGGCGAGCCGCGCCCGGAGCTCCTCCGCGGCCCCGCGGAAGTAGTCCGGGAGCAGGATGTCGCTGTCGAACCCCCGAGCCCATCCCGCTTCCGCGAGGAGGCGCTTCCCCTCGGCGGGGTCGAACGGCATCGGAGGAAGACCGTTGGAGTAGCCGAACACGGTCGACGGTACGAGCTGAT from Thermoanaerobaculia bacterium carries:
- a CDS encoding DinB family protein, which gives rise to MSASSELAARLDAQFSSWPALLGDPGSPRLERAPAPDKWCAREHLAHLVRMHGVCAARVRVILARESPLLPPYRAEKDPTWRQWRSLPAGDLLGTAAGRRAGLIEAVRALSDGDLARIGIHAVLGPLLLSEWIEFFLVHEAHHLYAIFKLVRES
- a CDS encoding ABC transporter substrate-binding protein → MKPSRRPVLLLVLFAAACGRARPPFGDTVRISVPHDVIDLDPHSQNQLAAFSVVSQIYEPLVTTDATMQIQPCLAQRWENPDPSTWVFHLRDNVRFHDGKPFDAEDVVYTIDRLLATPGLEMTGYLLYIDSVSALDRRTVRIRTTRPLAVLLNKLRFISIVPKGATREGLNAHPDGTGAYRLAEWVPGKLLRVVRNDDYWGPKPAFREATFRLDRTPAEALSDLLTGRSDMVQCNSKKLRAALADSPRYRTFRRTSIFVKYLGYDFAHDAPDGVSPRPNPFRNLLVREAMNVAIDRRRLVSALPYDAVPATQLVPPFIFGFDPRIGEARFDPERARALLAQAGMRDGITAPLLTRKLFAEPAAGVAAQLRDVGIRLDLRVVSDPEFFAIANAGRSALNLSRFGCLTGDISDILDNVLHSLDPQRHFGIHNYVGYSNPAVDRAIEASAEMQGINARRDALQKVVKTLMDDLVWIPLYVDDDDYAVDRRLSWQPRNDGLILASEVGGAAD
- a CDS encoding M28 family metallopeptidase, yielding MRRRIAAIALLAAASVAAAPPDGSRWWSHVRDLASDAMEGRGTGTPGYRRAADDVEETLRRSGVVPAGISGYEQPVRLESRRLLEDRSRVALVRGGREEPLAFGDDIVVGLRTDPAAKIEAPVVFVGWGVSAPEQGYDDLKGIDLRGKIAMFLSGSPPGIPSELSAHAQSSGVRWKALRAAGAVGEIAIPNPRHMESPWERHARARSIPSMSLADPALDELAGERVSLVVNPARAEKFFAGSEHAFAEIVDLAERKMPLPRFPLAAEIRAELAEETARVDSFNVAGLIRGSDPKLAGEVVVLSAHLDHLGIGPPVGGDAVYNGAMDNASGCAALLDFAEFAHEGRIRLRRSVLLLFVTAEEKGLLGSRWYALHPTVPSRGIVADFNIDMFLPLFPLRLVTVLGLDESDAGDAVRDSARGLGIDVQRDPEPERHVFIRSDQYNFVREGVPSVMVDVAAPAGSPEAAVLTRWLAERYHSPADDPGQPVDLGAAASYERLMFDAVVATANRDERPRWKPTSFFRRFAAP
- a CDS encoding exodeoxyribonuclease III, with the translated sequence MKIATWNVNGIRARERQLAEWIERDRPDVVCLQEIKAPPDKIPLLLCEIEGYWCYWHGQTAYSGVGLHLRKEAFGAKPDFSHPAFDHETRIVTARAGDLLVASIYVPNGGKDFPAKLRFLEALDSFAAERQRAGDTIVLCGDLNVARTDRDVHPKERRPVIGQLPEERALLERLLGRGLVDVGRALDPDNENLFTWWAPWRNMRQRNIGWRLDYVLASASLAQRAKSSAVLAGVGTSDHAPVVAVFE
- a CDS encoding YqiA/YcfP family alpha/beta fold hydrolase, translated to MKSRENAGSPEGRRVLYLHGFASSPRGRKVDALRRVFAPEGIEIDAPDLNVPDFARLDFDAMVARARGEGPPRPPAAIAGSSLGALVALAVARSFPAIPLVLIAPALGFGRRWIEKLPPGDPLSFFHHGENREMPIHRRFFEKMAAVDVDREPPTAPATIVMGTEDESVPFAGVEEVWRRWGESGGLAPGSRFIAIDRGDHGLTAYVPEIADAIRSALGLR
- a CDS encoding ABC transporter substrate-binding protein, with amino-acid sequence QLVPSTVFGYSNGLPPMPFDPAEGKRLLAEAGWARGFDSDILLPDYFRGAAEELRARLAPLGVRLHPVVLPFAEFNERWRAGDVPVTLVGWGAGTGDASDLFDALLHTPDNGYGRSNYFGYSNPEMDRLIELSDRTLDPAARHESLTKAQEILRRDLPLVPLVLRDDLYAVRRDLVWTPRPDRRIRAFDFKLAQPVK
- a CDS encoding nuclear transport factor 2 family protein: MKPGFAAAAILLAASSPARPRTPVRDPEALLRVESRWVDALERRDASAVAVILADDFLDATYKGELRTKDEALAALRSAARADASQRLSDLRARIYGDAGVVTGINTVTARDGSFSVRVRFTDVFVLHGGRWQAVSAQETLVEGAR